Proteins encoded within one genomic window of Actinoplanes octamycinicus:
- a CDS encoding serine hydrolase domain-containing protein, with the protein MTSHPKGIGRRGLIKRGGLAAVGGLVAPGAGGVVAGSVAAGADPAAALSGRVPPETQPGGAYDRYVARLAAAGKFSGVVLLSHRGRTVLSRSYGMADQARGIRNHEGTAFNLSSAGKPFLPVAVLQLAQAGRLRLSEMIGTYLSGYPSDIADHVTVHHLLSGTSRLATQPEDADRIFHSREEVREYYTRRARDVRLVGVPGTLDTEHAEAEITIPVRIVEELSGMTYWDYVQRNIFDRCGMTGSGFFTRPQWRVDRHLAHPYMTLADGRVADALQDLTQGSPLGHVAGKNPGRAFIDAPGDGGFATAPDLVRFANALRDGTLLAQPWADVLTAPKIPLGQASFGAYGVAVEIVGGQWQYQRAGGNPGIGANWSVYPDTGWVGVILLNRDTEDVSLQSLIAQETKAITGVAPEEEGPGG; encoded by the coding sequence ATGACTTCTCATCCGAAAGGCATTGGCCGGCGTGGGCTGATCAAGCGGGGTGGATTGGCGGCGGTCGGCGGTTTGGTGGCTCCTGGGGCCGGCGGTGTTGTCGCCGGTTCTGTCGCCGCCGGCGCGGACCCTGCCGCCGCGCTGTCCGGCCGGGTGCCGCCGGAAACTCAGCCGGGCGGCGCCTACGACCGTTACGTGGCCCGGCTGGCCGCCGCCGGCAAGTTCTCCGGCGTGGTGCTGCTGTCACATCGGGGACGGACCGTATTGTCCCGCAGCTACGGCATGGCCGACCAGGCGCGCGGGATCCGCAACCACGAGGGGACCGCGTTCAACCTCAGCTCGGCGGGCAAGCCGTTCCTCCCGGTCGCCGTCCTGCAGCTGGCCCAGGCGGGCCGGCTGCGGCTGTCGGAGATGATCGGGACCTACCTGAGCGGCTACCCCAGCGACATCGCCGATCACGTGACCGTCCACCACCTGCTGTCCGGGACGTCGCGGCTGGCCACCCAGCCGGAGGACGCCGACCGGATCTTCCACAGCCGGGAGGAGGTGCGCGAGTACTACACGCGCCGCGCCCGCGACGTGCGGCTGGTCGGCGTGCCGGGCACCCTCGACACCGAGCACGCCGAGGCGGAGATCACCATTCCGGTACGGATCGTCGAGGAGCTGTCCGGCATGACGTACTGGGACTACGTCCAGCGGAACATCTTCGACCGGTGCGGCATGACCGGTTCGGGATTCTTCACCCGGCCGCAGTGGCGGGTCGACCGGCACCTCGCCCACCCGTACATGACACTGGCCGACGGCCGGGTGGCGGACGCGCTGCAGGACCTGACGCAGGGCAGTCCGCTCGGGCACGTGGCGGGCAAGAACCCGGGCCGGGCCTTCATCGACGCGCCCGGCGACGGCGGGTTCGCGACCGCGCCGGACCTGGTCCGGTTCGCGAACGCCCTGCGTGACGGCACGCTGCTGGCCCAGCCCTGGGCCGACGTGCTGACCGCGCCGAAGATCCCGCTGGGCCAGGCGTCGTTCGGCGCCTACGGCGTGGCGGTCGAGATCGTCGGCGGCCAGTGGCAGTACCAGCGGGCCGGCGGCAATCCCGGCATCGGCGCGAACTGGAGCGTCTACCCGGACACCGGCTGGGTCGGCGTCATCCTGCTCAACCGCGACACCGAGGACGTGTCCCTGCAGTCCCTGATCGCCCAGGAGACCAAAGCCATCACCGGAGTCGCCCCCGAGGAGGAGGGCCCGGGCGGTTGA
- a CDS encoding sensor histidine kinase translates to MSRAPGLSVRFRLTLSYAGFLMLAGVLLLATVWLFLLRYVPDRALLLPDAGDLPVDGVFPVRSELLRAFAPRAAGVLLMLLLFGLLGGWFLAGRMLAPLTRITDAARLAGEGSLSHRIRLRGRRDEFRELADTFDAMLDRLESHVDEQRRFAANASHELRTPLAIARTLLDVAREDPTRDREELIDRLLAANQRAVNLTEALLLLSRGDDVTREDVDLSLVAEEAAETLLPVAEQRGIVLEVTGEAAPASGSAELLLRLATNLVQNAIVHNLPGGGVVTVHTEAGGGVGLLRVENTGERLSPSLIPTLTEPFQRGTERVRGDEHAGAGLGLAIVQSIVRAHDGTLDLVPRSGGGLVVTVRVPYRGHIRNFIRSGNNLSS, encoded by the coding sequence GTGTCTAGGGCGCCCGGCCTGAGCGTCCGGTTCCGGCTCACGCTCAGCTACGCGGGCTTCCTCATGCTCGCCGGGGTGCTGCTGCTCGCGACGGTGTGGCTGTTCCTGCTGCGCTACGTGCCGGACCGGGCGCTGCTGCTTCCCGACGCCGGCGACCTGCCGGTCGACGGGGTCTTCCCGGTCCGCTCCGAACTGCTGCGCGCCTTCGCCCCGCGGGCCGCCGGGGTGCTGCTGATGCTGCTGCTCTTCGGGCTGCTCGGCGGCTGGTTCCTGGCCGGGCGGATGCTGGCGCCGCTCACCCGGATCACCGACGCGGCCCGGCTCGCCGGCGAGGGATCGCTGTCGCACCGGATCCGGCTGCGCGGGCGGCGCGACGAGTTCCGGGAGCTGGCCGACACCTTCGACGCGATGCTCGACCGGCTCGAATCGCACGTCGACGAGCAGCGCCGGTTCGCCGCGAACGCGTCGCACGAGCTGCGCACCCCGCTCGCCATCGCGCGGACGCTGCTCGACGTCGCCCGTGAGGACCCCACCCGGGACCGGGAGGAGCTGATCGACCGGTTGCTCGCCGCCAACCAGCGGGCGGTCAACCTGACCGAGGCGTTGCTGCTGCTCAGCCGGGGCGACGACGTCACCCGGGAGGACGTGGACCTGTCGCTGGTCGCCGAGGAGGCCGCCGAGACCCTGCTGCCGGTCGCCGAGCAGCGCGGGATCGTCCTGGAGGTGACCGGGGAGGCGGCTCCCGCCAGCGGGTCCGCCGAGCTGCTGCTGCGGCTGGCGACCAACCTGGTGCAGAACGCCATCGTGCACAACCTGCCGGGCGGCGGGGTCGTGACCGTCCACACCGAGGCGGGCGGCGGCGTGGGGCTGCTGCGGGTGGAGAACACCGGGGAGCGGCTTTCGCCGTCGCTGATTCCGACGCTGACGGAGCCCTTCCAGCGTGGCACCGAGCGGGTTCGAGGGGACGAACACGCTGGGGCCGGGCTGGGGCTGGCGATCGTGCAGAGCATCGTGCGGGCGCATGACGGGACGCTTGATCTGGTCCCGCGGTCGGGTGGTGGGCTCGTGGTCACGGTTCGCGTGCCCTATCGAGGACATATCAGAAATTTCATACGTTCTGGTAACAATCTATCGTCTTAG
- a CDS encoding response regulator transcription factor, producing MRVLIVEDEPHLAEAIRDGLRLEAIAADLAGDGDTALELLSVNSYDLAVLDRDIPGPSGDEVARRIVASGSGIPILMLTAADRIDDKASGFELGADDYLTKPFELRELVLRLRALDRRRGHARPPVREIAGLRVDPFRREVYRDERYVALTRKQFAVLEVLVAAEGGVVSAEDLLERAWDENADPLTNAVRITVSALRKRLGEPWIIATVPGVGYRIDTPPAAGGDRV from the coding sequence ATGCGCGTGCTGATCGTGGAGGACGAACCGCACCTGGCCGAGGCGATCCGGGACGGTCTGCGGCTGGAGGCGATCGCCGCCGACCTCGCCGGTGACGGGGACACCGCGCTGGAGCTGCTCAGCGTCAACTCGTACGACCTCGCCGTGCTCGACCGGGACATCCCCGGCCCGTCCGGGGACGAGGTGGCCCGCCGGATCGTCGCGTCCGGCAGCGGCATCCCGATCTTGATGCTCACCGCCGCCGACCGGATCGACGACAAGGCGTCCGGGTTCGAGCTGGGCGCCGACGACTACCTGACCAAGCCGTTCGAACTGCGCGAGCTGGTCCTGCGGCTGCGGGCGCTGGACCGGCGGCGCGGGCACGCCCGGCCGCCGGTGCGGGAGATCGCCGGGCTGCGGGTGGATCCGTTCCGCCGGGAGGTCTACCGCGACGAACGGTACGTGGCGCTGACCCGTAAGCAGTTCGCCGTACTGGAAGTCCTGGTCGCCGCCGAGGGCGGAGTGGTCAGCGCCGAAGATCTGCTGGAGCGGGCCTGGGACGAGAACGCCGACCCGCTCACCAACGCGGTCCGGATCACCGTCTCGGCCCTGCGCAAACGGCTCGGCGAGCCGTGGATCATCGCCACCGTGCCGGGGGTCGGCTATCGCATCGACACCCCACCGGCGGCTGGCGGCGACCGTGTCTAG
- a CDS encoding VanZ family protein, producing MSRLRWIVIAGLVLLGTGAYLVRRPLLMAAPRCLGGHWHGCYDTENGVVLMTLAGLPLAALLVSALAWGRRAAGVTDPWRRSVAEVGVVYGTVPFVWLTLMPGPGAGIVPGRLSLVPLRDLVTMGPLGIGGNLLIFAAAGFFAPMRFAALATVPRILALGAGCSALVEIAQYVLQLDRVSSVDDVLVNAAGAALAGLASRRWWRGRDGAPTGDLAPGVPV from the coding sequence ATGAGCCGCCTGCGCTGGATCGTGATCGCCGGGCTGGTCCTCCTCGGGACCGGCGCCTACCTCGTACGGCGGCCCCTGCTGATGGCCGCGCCGCGGTGCCTGGGCGGGCACTGGCACGGCTGCTACGACACCGAGAACGGCGTGGTGCTCATGACGCTCGCCGGGTTGCCGCTGGCCGCGCTGCTGGTCAGCGCCCTGGCCTGGGGCCGGCGCGCGGCGGGCGTCACCGATCCCTGGCGGAGGTCGGTGGCTGAGGTCGGTGTGGTGTACGGCACCGTGCCGTTCGTCTGGCTGACGCTGATGCCCGGACCGGGCGCCGGCATCGTGCCCGGGCGGCTCAGTCTGGTCCCGCTGCGGGACCTGGTCACCATGGGCCCGCTCGGGATCGGCGGCAACCTGCTGATCTTCGCGGCGGCCGGGTTCTTCGCGCCGATGCGGTTCGCCGCGCTGGCCACCGTGCCCCGGATCCTGGCGCTCGGCGCGGGATGTTCGGCACTGGTGGAGATCGCGCAATACGTCCTCCAGCTCGACCGGGTCTCGTCCGTCGACGACGTGCTGGTCAACGCAGCCGGTGCGGCGCTCGCCGGGCTGGCGTCGCGCCGCTGGTGGCGTGGCCGGGACGGGGCGCCGACCGGCGATCTCGCGCCCGGCGTGCCGGTATGA
- a CDS encoding GGDEF domain-containing protein, which yields MNRRMLLLYVALAAVAAVVAGVTSGKPVGDLAYFGAYLAITGLLCWSAARRRRSVDYLPWSYLALGQIVWLAGDAVYPVSTMLHREDDGTASAVLWTIGYLAYGAALVGMARRRAGRWLRPALMDMLTMVVAASIVIWTVFVSPFLGELAADPLGAYLYLMGPVGDLVILAGVLLLAFSPGRRTGATRLLVASAVLRIASDLGSSFIPSLELSTAVATAVILLSNGLLVAAALHEHSGELTMAARRAPTLHAARVWFLGFGLLTAPAALFVQRDYDEGERVLLFGAAVAIAGFILARFATALRSLERAERTLDHRSRHDALTGLLNRAALNDELDACPPGSTVLYLDLDGFKGVNDSAGHAAGDAILRAVAQRLTAAVRDCDTVARLGGDEFAVVLPELSSTDAVPVAERILRDVAVPVEYEGAWHTVGASIGIAGVEASGSALLRAADTAMYQAKRLGRGRWVLADAAA from the coding sequence ATGAACCGCCGGATGCTGCTGCTCTACGTCGCCTTGGCCGCCGTCGCCGCCGTGGTGGCCGGCGTGACGTCCGGCAAGCCGGTCGGCGACCTGGCGTACTTCGGCGCCTACCTGGCCATCACGGGCCTGCTCTGCTGGTCCGCGGCGCGGCGGCGGCGCAGCGTGGACTACCTGCCCTGGTCCTACCTGGCGCTGGGGCAGATCGTCTGGCTGGCCGGCGATGCCGTCTACCCGGTGAGCACCATGCTGCACCGGGAGGACGACGGGACCGCGTCCGCGGTGCTCTGGACCATCGGTTACCTGGCCTACGGCGCGGCCCTGGTCGGGATGGCACGGCGCCGGGCCGGCCGCTGGTTGCGGCCGGCCTTGATGGACATGCTGACCATGGTGGTCGCCGCCTCGATCGTGATCTGGACGGTCTTCGTCTCGCCGTTCCTGGGTGAGCTGGCCGCCGATCCGCTCGGCGCCTACCTGTACCTGATGGGGCCGGTGGGCGACCTCGTCATCCTGGCCGGCGTGCTGCTGCTGGCGTTCTCGCCCGGCCGGCGCACCGGCGCGACCCGGCTGCTGGTGGCGTCCGCGGTGCTGCGCATCGCGTCCGATCTGGGGTCGAGCTTCATCCCGTCGCTGGAGCTGTCCACCGCGGTCGCGACCGCGGTGATCCTGCTCAGCAACGGCCTGCTGGTCGCGGCGGCGCTGCACGAGCACAGCGGTGAGCTGACCATGGCCGCGCGCCGGGCTCCGACGCTGCACGCGGCCCGGGTCTGGTTCCTCGGTTTCGGTCTGCTGACCGCCCCGGCGGCCCTGTTCGTCCAGCGCGACTACGACGAGGGTGAGCGGGTTCTGCTGTTCGGCGCCGCGGTGGCCATCGCCGGGTTCATTCTGGCCCGGTTCGCCACCGCCCTGCGCTCGCTGGAGCGGGCCGAGCGGACCCTGGACCACCGCAGCCGGCACGACGCGCTGACCGGTCTGCTGAACCGGGCCGCGCTCAACGACGAGCTGGACGCCTGCCCGCCCGGCTCCACCGTGCTCTACCTGGACCTGGACGGCTTCAAGGGGGTCAACGACAGCGCCGGGCACGCGGCCGGCGACGCGATCCTGCGGGCGGTGGCGCAGCGCCTGACCGCCGCGGTCCGCGACTGCGACACGGTGGCCCGGCTCGGCGGTGACGAGTTCGCCGTGGTGCTGCCCGAGTTGAGCAGCACGGACGCGGTCCCGGTCGCCGAGCGGATCCTGCGCGACGTGGCGGTGCCGGTCGAGTACGAGGGTGCCTGGCACACGGTCGGCGCGAGCATCGGCATCGCCGGCGTCGAGGCCTCCGGCTCGGCTCTGCTGCGGGCCGCGGACACCGCGATGTATCAGGCGAAGCGTCTCGGCCGCGGCCGGTGGGTGCTCGCCGACGCGGCGGCGTGA
- a CDS encoding TetR/AcrR family transcriptional regulator: MTQDGRLLRGERTRTAVLDQALLLATVSGLDGLSLSQVAEALGVSKSGLFAHWRSKQELQLAVIDHARAQWTDRVIRPALAERAGVRRLWAVHDRRLAFYEAGVLPGGCFFATAHFEFNARPGVIKDRLATEQSDWMAFLTRVAADAVDAGDLRPGTDPEQLAYLVESLGVCAVMRATAPTFQYARRALRDHLRAIAIDLPELI, translated from the coding sequence ATGACCCAGGACGGCAGGCTCCTCCGCGGTGAGCGGACCCGGACGGCGGTGCTCGACCAGGCGCTGCTGCTGGCCACCGTCTCCGGGCTGGACGGGCTGTCGCTGAGCCAGGTCGCCGAGGCGCTCGGGGTGAGCAAGTCGGGGCTGTTCGCGCACTGGCGCTCCAAGCAGGAGCTGCAGCTCGCGGTCATCGATCACGCCCGGGCGCAGTGGACCGACCGGGTGATCCGGCCGGCCCTCGCCGAGCGGGCCGGGGTGCGGCGGCTGTGGGCGGTGCATGACCGGCGGCTGGCCTTCTACGAGGCCGGGGTGCTGCCCGGCGGCTGCTTCTTCGCCACCGCGCACTTCGAGTTCAACGCCCGCCCCGGCGTGATCAAGGACCGGCTCGCCACCGAGCAGAGCGACTGGATGGCCTTCCTGACCCGGGTCGCCGCCGACGCCGTCGACGCCGGTGACCTGCGGCCCGGCACCGACCCGGAGCAGCTGGCCTACCTGGTCGAGTCGCTCGGCGTCTGCGCCGTCATGCGGGCCACCGCACCCACTTTTCAGTACGCCCGCCGGGCCCTGCGCGACCACCTGCGAGCCATCGCCATCGACCTTCCGGAGCTGATATGA
- a CDS encoding acyl-CoA thioesterase, which produces MTTQTLQHGAVVRMPVHFDDLDAMGVLHNSRYAVLVERAVVLWWAERGVSFAGGRPTTPDAFNVVREYAVTFHRPVTGTGEIAVHFWVDRLGTSSAEYGFRVTSLDSETVFAEGRRVNIRVDPATMRPAPWTEHGRGIAATLLR; this is translated from the coding sequence ATGACCACGCAGACCCTCCAGCACGGCGCCGTCGTCCGCATGCCGGTGCACTTCGACGACCTGGACGCGATGGGCGTGCTGCACAACTCGCGCTATGCGGTGCTGGTCGAGCGCGCCGTGGTGCTCTGGTGGGCGGAGCGCGGCGTCTCGTTCGCCGGCGGCCGCCCGACCACGCCGGACGCGTTCAACGTGGTCCGGGAGTATGCGGTGACCTTCCATCGCCCGGTCACCGGCACCGGCGAGATCGCCGTGCACTTCTGGGTGGACCGGCTCGGCACCTCCAGCGCGGAGTACGGCTTCCGGGTCACCTCGCTGGACTCGGAGACGGTGTTCGCCGAGGGTCGCCGGGTCAACATCCGGGTCGACCCGGCGACGATGCGCCCGGCGCCGTGGACCGAGCACGGCCGCGGGATCGCCGCCACGCTGCTGCGCTGA
- a CDS encoding Bax inhibitor-1/YccA family protein: MSDAYVYRPAAGVAARDRGRTLFAQTMGYVAATTALFALGAYLGRNLPPFFAFVAYLASFAALIAMQFTVRRSRPATVAMLAAFGLLMGVAVAPTLVYYAQTDPQALWQAGAATALFVAGFGAAGYATRRDLTFLARICFWALLALIVFGIVLIFVNIPGGALIYSVLGLVIFAGFIMVDFQRLRRTRDIDAAPLLAAAIFLDILNVFLFFLRIFRGGNR; this comes from the coding sequence ATGAGTGACGCCTATGTGTACCGTCCGGCGGCCGGGGTCGCCGCCCGGGACCGCGGCCGCACCCTGTTCGCCCAGACGATGGGGTATGTCGCGGCGACCACCGCGCTGTTCGCGCTCGGCGCCTACCTGGGCCGGAACCTGCCGCCGTTCTTCGCGTTCGTCGCCTACCTGGCGTCGTTCGCGGCGCTGATCGCCATGCAGTTCACCGTCCGCAGATCCCGGCCGGCGACGGTGGCCATGCTGGCCGCGTTCGGCCTGCTGATGGGCGTGGCGGTCGCCCCGACCCTGGTCTACTACGCGCAGACCGATCCGCAGGCGCTGTGGCAGGCCGGCGCGGCGACCGCGCTGTTCGTCGCCGGTTTCGGCGCCGCCGGCTACGCCACCCGCCGCGATCTGACCTTCCTGGCCCGGATCTGCTTCTGGGCGCTGCTGGCCCTGATCGTCTTCGGCATCGTGCTGATCTTCGTGAACATCCCGGGCGGCGCCCTGATCTACTCGGTCCTCGGCCTGGTCATCTTCGCCGGCTTCATCATGGTCGACTTCCAGCGCCTGCGCCGCACCCGCGACATCGACGCCGCCCCGCTCCTGGCCGCCGCCATCTTCCTGGACATCCTCAACGTCTTCCTGTTCTTCCTCCGCATCTTCCGAGGCGGCAACCGCTGA
- the secA2 gene encoding accessory Sec system translocase SecA2, with translation MALPAWLESCRQWVLRPPGTTVQLRPLQEKVQRAAERRRELEQLGDAALNARARRSRADRDEVEFAAAARECARRALGLRPYDEQLTGALALAQGRVVQMATGEGKTVTAAIAAAALSADGPVHVLTVNDYLAGRDAQWMRPLYERLGVSVGWITELSTRQERREAYACDVTYVSVNEAGFDFLRDGLCTDLAHRVQQPLGAVIVDEADSILVDEARIPLVLAGATLTGQNLAQRMAELVRQLRHDEHYVLADENRVVHLTPEGAALLERALGGIHLYAAENLDVLTAVNLALHAEALLTRDVDYIVRDGRVELVDSFRGRVAQRRRWPDGLHAAVEAKESLTSTGGGTILATITLQAFVNQYSRVAGMTGTALPVGDQLLEFYGLEVVVLPPHRPRIRVDEPDRVYATSEQRDTAVLAQVATTHATGQPVLLATPSIAESEALGARLRDAGIDCTVLNAKNDAMEAAIIAEAGTLGAVIVSTQMTGRGVDIRLGGSDQHDHARVAATGGLYVIGVGRHDSSRVDDQLRGRSGRHGDPGRSVFFVSMQDDLITTFGPEKLPRLEPASDGRLDEPAALRAVADAQRIAEQVNLEIHRNTWRYHYLLEQHRATVAALREELLTGDRADRMMAQHRPADHARLVRAHGRDRVASAAQAIVLYHLDMAWADHLRDMGDLRESIHLHAFANLDPLDEFHRAAIPAFRQLIPDVELRSAETFAGLDLSDPDWTPADLGLERPSATWTYIVNDSPFGVDLERFFAGVIGLLRAGWQAA, from the coding sequence TTGGCACTTCCGGCCTGGTTGGAGTCCTGTCGCCAGTGGGTCCTGCGGCCGCCCGGCACCACCGTCCAGCTCCGTCCCTTGCAGGAGAAGGTGCAGCGGGCCGCGGAGCGCCGGCGTGAGCTGGAGCAGCTCGGCGACGCCGCGCTGAACGCACGCGCTCGGCGGAGCCGCGCCGACCGCGATGAGGTGGAATTCGCCGCGGCCGCCCGGGAATGCGCCCGCCGGGCCCTGGGCCTGCGCCCATACGACGAGCAGTTGACCGGCGCCCTGGCGCTCGCCCAGGGGCGCGTCGTGCAGATGGCCACCGGCGAGGGCAAGACGGTGACGGCCGCGATCGCCGCCGCCGCGCTCAGCGCTGACGGGCCGGTCCACGTGCTGACCGTGAACGACTATCTGGCCGGTCGGGACGCCCAGTGGATGCGCCCGCTGTACGAGCGGCTCGGCGTCTCCGTGGGATGGATCACCGAACTGTCGACACGGCAGGAGCGGCGGGAAGCGTACGCCTGCGATGTCACCTACGTGTCCGTCAACGAGGCCGGTTTCGACTTCCTCCGCGACGGGCTCTGCACCGACCTGGCCCACCGGGTCCAGCAACCGCTGGGCGCGGTGATCGTCGACGAGGCCGACTCCATCCTGGTCGACGAGGCCCGTATCCCTCTGGTCCTTGCCGGCGCCACCCTCACCGGCCAGAACCTGGCGCAGCGCATGGCCGAGCTGGTCCGCCAGCTCCGTCACGACGAGCACTACGTGCTGGCCGACGAGAACCGGGTCGTTCACTTGACGCCCGAGGGCGCCGCCCTGCTCGAGCGAGCACTCGGCGGTATCCACCTGTACGCGGCGGAGAACCTCGACGTGCTCACCGCGGTGAATCTGGCGTTGCACGCCGAGGCGCTGCTGACCCGGGACGTGGATTACATCGTCCGGGACGGTCGCGTCGAGCTGGTCGACAGCTTCCGCGGCCGGGTGGCCCAGCGCCGCCGGTGGCCGGACGGTCTGCACGCGGCGGTCGAGGCCAAGGAGAGCCTGACGAGCACCGGCGGCGGCACCATCCTCGCGACGATCACCCTTCAGGCCTTCGTCAACCAGTACTCCCGGGTGGCCGGTATGACCGGGACCGCGCTGCCCGTGGGCGACCAGCTGCTCGAGTTCTACGGCCTGGAGGTCGTCGTCCTGCCGCCGCACCGGCCGCGCATCCGTGTGGACGAGCCGGACCGGGTCTACGCCACCTCGGAGCAGCGCGACACCGCGGTGCTCGCCCAGGTGGCCACCACACACGCGACCGGCCAACCAGTACTGCTGGCCACACCCAGCATCGCCGAATCGGAAGCGCTGGGCGCCCGGCTCCGCGACGCCGGCATCGACTGCACGGTGCTCAACGCGAAGAACGACGCGATGGAGGCGGCCATCATCGCCGAAGCCGGCACCCTCGGCGCGGTCATCGTCTCCACCCAGATGACCGGCCGCGGCGTGGACATCCGGCTCGGCGGCAGCGACCAGCACGACCACGCGAGGGTCGCCGCGACCGGCGGGCTGTACGTGATCGGCGTCGGGCGCCACGACAGCAGCCGGGTCGACGATCAGCTCCGGGGCCGCTCCGGCCGGCACGGCGACCCCGGTCGCTCGGTGTTCTTCGTCAGCATGCAGGACGACCTGATCACCACATTCGGGCCGGAGAAACTGCCGCGCCTGGAGCCGGCCTCTGACGGCCGCCTCGACGAGCCGGCCGCGCTGCGCGCCGTCGCGGACGCCCAGCGCATCGCCGAGCAGGTCAACCTGGAGATCCACCGCAACACGTGGCGTTACCACTACCTGCTGGAACAGCACCGGGCGACGGTGGCCGCGCTGCGGGAGGAACTGCTGACCGGCGACCGGGCTGACCGGATGATGGCGCAGCACCGCCCGGCCGACCATGCCCGGCTGGTGCGGGCGCATGGCCGGGACCGTGTCGCCTCGGCGGCCCAGGCCATCGTCCTCTACCACCTGGACATGGCCTGGGCCGACCACCTGCGCGACATGGGAGACCTCCGCGAGAGCATCCACTTGCACGCCTTCGCGAACCTCGATCCGCTGGACGAGTTCCACCGGGCGGCGATCCCGGCCTTCCGGCAGCTGATCCCGGATGTGGAGCTGCGCTCGGCGGAAACCTTCGCTGGCCTCGACCTGTCCGACCCGGACTGGACACCCGCGGACCTCGGCCTGGAGCGCCCCAGCGCCACCTGGACCTACATCGTCAACGACAGCCCGTTCGGGGTCGACCTGGAACGCTTCTTCGCCGGCGTCATCGGACTGCTCCGAGCGGGCTGGCAGGCGGCTTGA